One window of Scheffersomyces stipitis CBS 6054 chromosome 1, whole genome shotgun sequence genomic DNA carries:
- the RPO31 gene encoding DNA-directed RNA polymerase III subunit C1 (RPO31) (RNA polymerase III large subunit [KO:K00960]) produces the protein MKEVVVDIAPKCIKGLEFSALSAKDIVAQSEVEVQTRDLYDLEKGRTPKVAGALDTRMGISSNSNECATCHGNLASCHGHFGHIRLALPVFHVGYFKSIIQVLQCICKNCSAVLLDENTKRQFISDLRRPNIDNLRRMKILKKVLDQCKKQRRCLKCNHVNGVVKKAASGAGPAALKIVHDTFRWIGKKPTPEKEYWDKEFDQVLSRNPELEKFAKRVYDDLNPLKTLNLFKQITPSDCELFGLDPARGGRPEMYIWRYLPAPPVCIRPSVMMDSQSNEDDLTVKLTEIVWTSSLIKAGIEKGISINNLMEQWDYLQLSVAMYINSDSANPALLPSSGGGGSKSSKPIRGFCQRLKGKQGRFRGNLSGKRVDFSGRTVISPDPNLKIDEVAVPELVAKVLTYPERCTRYNRKKLQRLVVNGPDIHPGANYVMKQNEQAKRNLRFGDRVKLAKNLQIGDLVERHIEDGDVVLFNRQPSLHRLSILSHYAKIRPWRTFRLNECVCTPYNADFDGDEMNLHVPQTEEARAEAINLMGVKNNLLTPKSGEPIIAATQDFITGSYLISHKDSFFDRASLVQLLSMMSDADVQFDIPPPSIFKPVMLWTGKQVFSLLIKPNKKSNVVINLDAKCKTFIPPEKGLPSEMSPNDGFVIIRGSQVLAGVMDKSLLGDGKKHSVFYTILRDYGPEEAATAMNRMAKLCARFLGNRGFSIGINDVTPGFDLRRKKELMVEQAYLKCDELIDLYHRGKLETQPGCNEEQTLEAKISGLLSKVREEVGEVCIRELDSLNAPLIMATCGSKGSTLNVSQMVAVVGQQIISGNRVPDGFQDRSLPHFTKNSKTPQSKGFVRNSFYSGLTPPEFLFHAISGREGLVDTAVKTAETGYMSRRLMKSLEDLSSQYDSTVRNSSNGIVQFTYGGDGLDPYDMEGDARPVNFKRQWDHAFNITFNIKDKSLLPYEIIDLVNSILEPLEDRLIRYDNVGKILPEEDFDKIEYIDQNDAERAYYQSLRDFVTDKAEQLAQIREHRGLRTFFTRPDSEDILFDSDESAVNAVDQLLKISSKTIEKFLEQSLYKYSKAKVEPGTAVGAIGAQSIGEPGTQMTLKTFHFAGVASMNVTLGVPRIKEIINASKTISTPIINSVLVNDDDEIAARVVKGRVEKTLLKDVAFFIEDVYKNEMAYLSIKIDMSTIEKLQLELTIDDIVTAIHNAPKLKISPGDVSVSGKDRVNVLATLRESKADALKNGSNANELFFRMQQLRRSLPNICIKGLPNIMRAVINIRDDGKKELLVEGYGLKDVMSTDGIVGTKTTTNHVLEVFEVLGIEAARASIIKEIDYTMSNHGMSVDPRHIQLLGDVMTYKGEVLGITRFGLSKMRDSVLQLASFEKTTDHLFDAAFFMKSDKIEGVSECIILGQSMSIGTGSFKLVKSSNYDKKVLKMKPTLFEGLCEVASTA, from the coding sequence ATGAAGGAAGTGGTAGTCGACATCGCGCCCAAGTGTATCAAGGGGCTCGAGTTCTCCGCTCTTTCGGCCAAAGACATTGTGGCCCAGAGTGAGGTAGAGGTGCAAACACGAGATCTCTATGATTTAGAAAAGGGAAGAACTCCTAAAGTAGCTGGGGCACTCGATACGAGAATGGGGATATCGCTGAATCTGAACGAATGTGCAACTTGTCATGGAAATTTGGCTTCGTGCCATGGGCATTTCGGCCATATACGATTGGCGTTGCCGGTTTTTCATGTAGGCTACTTCAAGCTGATTATCCAAGTTTTGCAATGTATCTGTAAGAATTGTTCAGCTGTGTTGTTAGACGAAAACACCAAGAGACAGTTTATTTCCGATTTGCGCCGTCCCAACATCGACAACTTGCGTAGAatgaagattttgaagaaggtcTTGGACCAGTGtaagaaacaaagaaggTGTCTCAAATGTAACCATGTCAATGGTGTAGTCAAGAAGGCTGCCAGTGGTGCTGGGCCTGCTGCCTTGAAAATCGTACACGACACTTTCCGTTGGATCGGAAAGAAGCCAACACCCGAAAAAGAATACTGGGATAAGGAATTCGACCAGGTGTTGCTGAGAAACCCCGAACTTGAGAAGTTCGCTAAAAGAGTCTATGATGACTTGAATCCTCTAAAAACGCTTAATTTATTCAAGCAGATAACCCCCTCAGACTGTGAATTGTTTGGCTTGGATCCAGCCAGAGGAGGAAGACCAGAAATGTACATTTGGCGTTACTTACCAGCTCCCCCAGTGTGTATCAGACCTTCAGTCATGATGGATAGCCAGTCCAACGAAGATGATCTCACAGTCAAGTTAACAGAAATCGTGTGGACTTCGTCTTTGATCAAGGCCGGGATCGAAAAGGGTATTTCTATCAATAACTTGATGGAGCAATGGGACTACTTGCAGTTGTCTGTAGCCATGTATATCAACTCTGACTCTGCCAACCCTGCACTTTTACCTTCTTCAGGTGGTGGAGGctccaagtcttccaagCCTATCCGTGGTTTCTGCCAGAGACTAAAGGGGAAGCAGGGACGTTTCAGAGGAAATTTATCCGGAAAAAGAGTCGATTTCTCCGGTAGAACAGTCATTTCTCCAGATCCTAATCTTAAGATTGATGAAGTTGCCGTACCGGAATTAGTTGCAAAAGTGTTGACATACCCCGAGAGATGTACCAGATATAACAGGAAGAAGCTTCAGAGATTAGTAGTCAACGGTCCCGATATCCATCCTGGTGCCAACTATGTCATGAAGCAGAACGAGCAGGCAAAGAGAAACTTGCGATTTGGTGACAGAGTGAAATTGGCCAAAAACTTACAAATAGGCGATCTAGTAGAAAGACATATCGAGGACGGAGATGTGGTATTGTTCAACAGACAGCCTTCTTTACATAGACTTTCCATCTTGTCGCACTATGCCAAAATCAGACCCTGGAGAACATTCAGATTGAACGAATGTGTTTGTACTCCGTATAATGCGGATTTCGATGGTGACGAAATGAACTTACACGTGCCACAAACAGAGGAAGCTCGTGCTGAAGCCATCAACTTAATGGGGGTCAAAAATAATCTTTTGACTCCCAAGTCCGGTGAACCGATCATTGCTGCTACCCAGGATTTTATCACTGGTTCATACTTGATTTCGCACAAGGATTCGTTCTTTGATCGAGCCTCGTTGGTTCAGCTCTTGAGTATGATGTCGGATGCTGATGTACAGTTTGACATTCCGCCTCCATCAATCTTCAAGCCAGTAATGCTCTGGACCGGTAAGCAGGTATTCtcgttgttgatcaaaccAAACAAAAAGTCTAATGTTgtcatcaacttggacgCTAAATGCAAAACTTTCATTCCTCCGGAAAAAGGATTGCCAAGCGAAATGTCACCAAATGATGGTTTTGTCATTATCAGAGGTTCCCAGGTTTTGGCTGGTGTCATGGACAAGTCGTTATTGGGAGATGGTAAGAAGCATTCCGTTTTCTATACTATCTTGAGAGACTATGGCCCTGAAGAAGCAGCTACCGCCATGAACAGAATGGCCAAGTTGTGTGCCAGATTCTTGGGTAACCGTGGTTTTTCGATTGGTATCAACGATGTCACTCCTGGCTTTGACTTgcgaagaaagaaagaattaATGGTAGAACAGGCTTACTTGAAGTGTGACGAATTGATTGACTTGTATCACAGAGGTAAGTTAGAAACTCAACCTGGTTGTAATGAGGAACAGACTTTGGAAGCTAAGATTTCCGGTTTGCTTTCGAAGGttagagaagaagtaggTGAAGTGTGTATTAGAGAGCTTGACTCGTTGAATGCTCCACTCATTATGGCCACTTGCGGTTCCAAGGGTTCCACTTTGAACGTGTCACAGATGGTTGCAGTTGTCGGGCAACAGATTATTTCTGGTAATCGTGTTCCTGATGGGTTCCAAGATAGATCTTTGCCTCACTTCACGAAGAACTCCAAGACTCCTCAGTCTAAGGGGTTTGTGAGAAATTCATTCTACAGTGGCTTGACACCACCGGAGTTCCTTTTTCACGCCATTTCTGGTAGAGAAGGGTTAGTTGATACTGCTGTCAAGACTGCTGAAACTGGGTACATGTCAAGAAGATTGATGAAGTCATTGGAAGATTTGTCTTCGCAGTACGATTCTACAGTTAGAAACTCCTCAAATGGTATTGTACAATTCACATACGGTGGAGACGGTTTGGATCCATACGACATGGAAGGGGATGCCAGACCGGTCAACTTCAAACGTCAATGGGACCACGCCTTCAACATTACCTTCAACATCAAAGATAAGAGCCTCCTTCCTTACGAAATCATCGATTTGGTGAATTCCATCCTTGAACCTTTGGAAGACAGATTAATCAGATATGACAACGTAGGCAAAATattgccagaagaagatttcgaCAAGATAGAGTACATTGACCAGAACGATGCTGAAAGAGCTTACTACCAGTCGCTTCGCGATTTCGTTACTGACAAGGCCGAACAACTTGCCCAGATTAGAGAGCATAGAGGATTGCGTACATTCTTCACAAGACCAGACAGTGAAGATATACTCTTTGATTCTGACGAATCTGCAGTTAATGCTGtagatcaacttctcaaaatttcttccaaaaccattgagaagttcttggagCAATCTCTCTACAAATATTCCAAGGCCAAGGTTGAGCCAGGTACTGCTGTTGGTGCTATAGGTGCACAGTCTATTGGAGAACCTGGTACTCAGATGACGTTGAAGACTTTCCATTTCGCTGGTGTTGCCTCTATGAATGTCACTTTGGGTGTTCCCCGTATTAAGGAAATTATCAATGCCTCCAAGACGATTTCCACACCTATCATCAACTCCGTTTTGGTcaacgatgacgacgaGATCGCAGCCCGTGTGGTAAAGGGTAGAGTCGAGAAaacgttgttgaaggatgTTGCGTTCTTCATCGAAGATGTATACAAGAACGAAATGGCCTACTTGTCTATCAAGATCGACATGAGCACTATTGAAAAGTTGCAGCTCGAGTTGACGATCGACGACATCGTCACAGCCATACACAATGCCCCTAAGTTGAAAATCTCACCTGGAGATGtctcagtttctggaaaaGACAGAGTCAACGTGTTGGCAACGTTGAGAGAAAGCAAGGCAGATGCCTTGAAGAATGGTTCCAACGCAAACGAGTTGTTCTTCAGAATGCAACAACTCAGAAGATCGTTACCCAACATCTGCATCAAAGGGTTGCCCAACATCATGCGTGCTGTTATCAACATTCGTGATGACGGcaagaaggaattgttgGTTGAAGGCTATGGCTTGAAGGATGTTATGAGTACCGACGGTATTGTAGGCACCAAGACTACCACCAACCATGTTCTTGAGGTGTTTGAAGTGTTGGGAATTGAAGCTGCTAGAGCATCCATCATCAAGGAAATTGACTACACCATGAGTAATCACGGGATGAGTGTCGATCCTCGTCACATCCAGCTTTTGGGTGATGTGATGACTTACAAGGGCGAAGTATTGGGTATCACCAGATTCGGCTTGAGTAAGATGAGAGATTCGGTGTTACAATTGGCATCTTTCGAAAAGACCACCGACCACTTGTTTGATGCAGCCTTCTTCATGAAGAGCGACAAGATCGAAGGTGTTTCTGAATGTATTATATTGGGGCAAAGCATGAGCATAGGGACTGGTTCGTTCAAATTGGTCAAGTCGTCCAACTACGACAAAAAGgttttgaaaatgaagcCCACCCTATTCGAGGGATTGTGTGAAGTGGCTTCCACTGCATAA
- a CDS encoding predicted protein, producing the protein MSEQTNTPTEEKVIKTLEEDDEFEDFPEDDKWTGEPNSHINPSNLWEEDWDDDDNQDEFSKRLRDELRASQKTN; encoded by the coding sequence ATGTCAGAACAGACTAACACACCAACGGAAGAAAAGGTCATTAAgactttggaagaagacgacgaatttgaagacttcCCAGAAGACGACAAGTGGACTGGTGAACCCAATTCCCATATCAACCCTTCCAACTTGTGGGAAGAGGACTGGGACGATGACGACAATCAGGACGAATTCTCTAAGAGATTAAGAGACGAGCTCAGAGCCTCGCAGAAGACAAATTAG
- the RPT5 gene encoding 26S proteasome regulatory subunit: MSTLEELENNHDDFFDQEILNSATSDIINRTKLLDNDIKVMRSESQRLTHEKTVMLERIKDNQEKINNNKQLPYLVGNVVELLDLDAEKEASEQGANVDLDAARSGKSAVIKTSTRQTIFLPLIGLVDPAKLKPNDLIGVNKDSYLILDTLPSEYDSRVKAMEVDEKPTEDYSDIGGLDKQIEELIEAVVLPMKQAEKFTNLGIKPPKGALMYGPPGTGKTLLARACAAQSGATFLKLAAPQLVQMFIGDGAKLVRDAFALAKEKAPTIIFIDELDAIGTKRFDSDKSGDREVQRTMLELLNQLDGFDSDDRVKVLAATNRVDTLDPALLRSGRLDRKIEFPLPSEEARESVLKIHARKLNCDNNSVNWRELARSTDEFNGAQLKAVTVEAGMIALRNGKSIIKHEDFVEAIGEVQARKSKSVNFYA; the protein is encoded by the coding sequence ATGTCAAccttggaagaattggaaaacaacCATGATGACTTTTTCGACCAGGAGATTTTGAACTCGGCCACTTCCGACATCATCAACCGTACCAAACTATTGGATAACGACATCAAGGTGATGAGACTGGAGTCACAGCGTTTAACCCACGAGAAGACGGTGATGTTAGAGCGTATCAAGGACAACCAggaaaagatcaacaataataaaCAGTTGCCTTATTTGGTTGGTAACGTTGTAGAGTtacttgatcttgatgCTGAAAAGGAAGCCTCGGAACAAGGAGCTAATGTAGACTTAGACGCTGCCAGATCTGGCAAGTCTGCCGTGATCAAAACTTCTACGAGACAGACCATCTTCTTGCCGTTGATTGGCCTCGTAGATCCAGCCAAATTGAAGCCCAATGACTTAATTGGTGTCAACAAGGACTCGTACTTGATATTGGATACGTTGCCCTCGGAATACGACTCACGTGTCAAGGCCATGGAAGTGGATGAGAAACCCACGGAAGACTATTCAGACATTGGTGGGTTGGATAAACAGATCGAAGAGCTCATTGAAGCCGTAGTTCTCCCCATGAAACAGGCAGAGAAGTTCACCAACCTCGGAATTAAACCACCGAAGGGTGCCCTTATGTATGGACCACCAGGTACGGGGAAGACGTTGTTGGCCAGAGCATGTGCTGCCCAATCTGGGGctactttcttgaagttggcagCTCCCCAGTTGGTTCAAATGTTCATTGGTGATGGTGCCAAGTTGGTTCGTGATGCCTTTGCCTTGGCCAAAGAGAAGGCTCCTACGATCATATTTATCGACGAATTAGACGCTATCGGAACAAAGAGATTCGATTCTGATAAAAGTGGAGACAGAGAAGTCCAGAGAACCATGTTGGAGTTATTGAACCAGTTGGATGGGTTCGATTCTGATGATAGAGTCAAGGTGTTGGCTGCAACGAATCGTGTAGATACCTTAGATCCCGCTCTTTTGAGATCGGGAAGATTGGACAGAAAGATTGAATTTCCTTTaccttcagaagaagccagAGAGTCAGTTCTAAAGATCCATGCCAGAAAGTTGAACTGCGACAACAACTCAGTCAACTGGAGAGAATTGGCCAGGTCCACTGACGAATTCAACGGAGCGCAATTGAAGGCTGTCACTGTCGAAGCAGGTATGATTGCATTGAGAAACGGCAAGTCTATAATAAAGCACGAAGACTTTGTTGAGGCTATCGGCGAAGTCCAGGCCAGAAAGTCGAAATCGGTCAACTTCTACGCCTGA
- a CDS encoding predicted protein has product MSTVPIHKDHNEISVEEFATLKQKVLEARDLSYSPYSKFRVGCTLITESGQYVSGANIENASYGACICAERTAISKALLEGNRKFKVIAISSDSKEPISPCGICRQFIREFGPNVPIYMFGADGSFIKVFLQDLLPLSFGPENLGVNPQDA; this is encoded by the exons ATGTCCACTGTACCTATCCATAAGGACCACAACGAGATCTCAGTTGAGGAGTTTGCTACACTCAAGCAGAAAGTTCTCGAAG CCAGAGACCTTTCGTACTCTCCCTACTCAAAGTTCAG AGTCGGGTGTACGCTCATCACCGAATCGGGCCAATATGTGTCTGGTGCCAATATCGAGAATGCCTCTTATGGAGCTTGTATCTGTGCTGAAAGAACGGCCATCTCCAAGGCATTA CTTGAAGGGAATCGCAAGTTCAAAGTCATAGCTATTTCCAGCGACTCGAAAGAACCCATTTCGCCGTGCGGAATCTGTCGCCAGTTTATCCGCGAGTTCGGCCCCAATGTTCCAATATATATGTTTGGAGCCGATGGCAGCTTCATCAAGGTCTTTTTGCAGGACTTGCTTCCGTTGAGTTTTGGCCCTGAAAATTTGGGCGTAAACCCACAAGACGCTTGA
- the MAP1 gene encoding methionine aminopeptidase, translating into MPSVCAAPNCGKETESNLKCPICLKKGVSNVFCDQSCFRTSWNTHKSIHTAEDGSDDYNPFPTFSYTGDLRPHYPLTPRRPIPKHIKLPDYAKTGKPISEIKNDRIGRIPVHTPKEIEKIRKVAKLSREILDAAGKLVKPGITTEDIDALIHKECLKRNCYPSPLNYYNFPKSVCTSVNEVICHGIPDKYVLQDGDIVNVDVSIYYLGFHSDLNETYYVGDKAKANPDVVRLVETTREALDLAIAAVKPGLAFRDLGNIIEEHATKNGLSVVKTYCGHGTGELFHCQPNVPHYAKNKAIGIAKPGMVFTIEPMLNLGSYRDIQWPDNWTATTLDGKFSAQFEHMMLVTEDGVEVLTARFDDSPGGAVPRI; encoded by the coding sequence ATGCCCAGTGTCTGTGCTGCTCCCAACTGTGGAAAGGAGACCGagtccaacttgaagtGCCCCATCTGTTTGAAGAAAGGCGTCTCCAACGTATTCTGTGACCAGTCTTGTTTCAGAACGTCTTGGAACACGCACAAGTCCATTCACACTGCCGAAGATGGCTCCGACGACTACAACCCTTTCCCAACATTTAGCTACACTGGAGACTTGAGACCTCACTATCCTTTGACTCCCAGAAGACCCATTCCAAAACATATCAAGCTTCCAGATTACGCCAAAACTGGTAAGCCCATCTCggaaatcaagaacgaCCGGATCGGCAGGATCCCAGTGCATACCCCAAAGGAAATCGAGAAGATCAGAAAGGTAGCCAAGCTTTCGAGAGAGATTCTAGACGCTGCTGGAAAGCTCGTAAAGCCAGGCATCACTACTGAAGACATTGATGCCTTGATTCACAAGGAGTGTTTAAAGAGAAACTGTTACCCTTCGCCTCTTAACTATTACAACTTCCCTAAATCTGTTTGTACTTCCGTTAACGAGGTCATCTGTCACGGGATCCCAGACAAGTATGTATTGCAAGATGGGGACATTGTCAACGTCGATGTTTCCATCTACTACTTAGGATTCCACTCAGATTTGAACGAAACTTACTATGTTGGCGATAAAGCCAAGGCTAATCCTGATGTTGTCAGATTGGTGGAGACTACTAGAGAAGCATTGGACTTGGCCATTGCAGCCGTCAAGCCTGGATTAGCTTTCAGAGACTTGGGTAACATCATCGAAGAGCATGCAACGAAGAACGGCTTATCTGTAGTCAAGACCTACTGTGGACATGGTACTGGAGAGTTGTTCCATTGCCAGCCCAATGTACCTCACTACGCCAAGAACAAGGCTATTGGTATTGCTAAACCAGGCATGGTGTTCACCATTGAACCCATGTTGAACTTGGGATCTTACAGAGACATCCAATGGCCCGACAACTGGACTGCAACCACTTTGGACGGTAAATTCTCGGCTCAATTCGAACACATGATGCTTGTCACAGAAGACGGAGTTGAAGTGTTGACTGCCAGATTCGACGATTCACCTGGTGGGGCCGTTCCCAGGATCTAG
- a CDS encoding predicted protein — protein MDSIFVSARASLLELQDEREIVIRNCRDITAYSKKIIFSGQRIKAVPIRSGNYKEIKTNFSIIALRLAQVNESYIASAQKGSLRGTIASACEELIEALTFIYYVGNKKLLSYEKMVEIIKGMIRANTGNNIDELILDKALKACVYDDEQELEEVEVDVELAIIDRPDYFMGLFDLTGEIMRFTITNLQDYRSELDSGFTFENYTFMKALYAEVCSFLNKYPKLSVYKGEWSNRHDPKGASVLRKKLEVFKQSLSKVEKSLFQVLVRGKEEVSLQDIN, from the coding sequence ATGGATTCTATATTTGTTTCAGCGCGAGCGTCGCTTCTAGAATTGCAAgatgaaagagaaattgTTATCCGCAATTGTCGCGATATCACAGCCTATTCTAAGAAGATCATCTTTTCTGGCCAGAGAATAAAAGCCGTTCCAATAAGGTCCGGCAATTATAAGGAAATAAAGactaatttttcaataatagCCTTGAGACTAGCCCAAGTAAACGAATCCTATATTGCGAGTGCCCAGAAGGGATCACTTAGAGGGACAATAGCCTCAGCATGTGAAGAGTTGATAGAAGCTTTGACTTTCATCTACTATGTGGGCAATAAGAAACTCTTGAGCTACGAAAAGATGGTGGAAATCATTAAAGGAATGATACGAGCTAATACTGGAAATAACATAGACGAACTTATATTGGACAAAGCATTGAAAGCTTGTGTTTATGATGACGAGCAAGaattagaagaagtagaagtggATGTGGAGCTAGCTATCATAGACAGACCAGACTATTTCATGGGCCTATTTGATCTAACAGGTGAAATCATGAGATTCACCATTACCAACTTGCAAGATTACCGTCTGGAGTTGGATAGTGGGTTTACCTTTGAGAATTACACGTTTATGAAAGCTCTCTATGCTGAGGTATgcagtttcttgaacaaatacCCTAAGTTATCGGTATACAAGGGGGAGTGGAGCAATCGCCACGATCCCAAAGGAGCATCTGTTTTACGCAAGAAGCTTGAGGTGTTCAAGCAGTCGCTTCTGAAGGTGGAAAAGTCGCTTTTCCAGGTGCTTGTGCGAGGCAAAGAGGAGGTTTCGTTACAAGATATAAATTAA
- the CCT6 gene encoding cytoplasmic chaperonin of the Cct ring complex, producing the protein MSTSIQLLNPKAESIKRSHALKVNTSAAQGLMQVLASNLGPKGTLKLLVDGSGGLKLTKDGKVLLTEMQIQHPTALVIARAATAQDEIAGDGTTTVVLLVGELLKQAERFTSEGVHPRVIVDGFEIAREQTLKYLETFKQSPDTFDREFLLQIARSSLSTKVTNELADVLTPIVTDAVLSVKTEEERGIDLLMIEVMTMQHGNSKDTELVRGLVLDHGARHPDMPKRVENAHMLILNVSLEYEKTEVNSGFFYSTAEQREKLVASERKFVDEKLKKIIELKNEVCELGSNKGFVIINQKGIDPMSLDVLAKNGILALRRAKRRNMERLQLICGGEAQNSVDDLSPEILGYSGLVYENSIGEDKFTYVTENKEPKAATILIKGANSHILQQTKDAIRDGLRAVSNVLKDQAILPGAGAFWLSANDYLLHSEDSKKFARGRSKPGVQAYGEALLTIPKTLAANAGLDSLETISNCQDEINEGHVVGVDLKSGEPIDPTVEGIWDTYRVIRNAISTATGIASNLLLCDELLKAGRSSLKEGGAGGPGGAPMGAPMGAPPMM; encoded by the coding sequence ATGTCGACTTCGATCCAATTGTTGAATCCCAAGGCTGAGTCTATCAAACGTTCCCATGCGCTTAAGGTGAACACGTCTGCTGCCCAAGGCTTGATGCAGGTGTTAGCCTCTAACTTAGGACCCAAAGGAacgttgaagttgttggtaGATGGCTCTGGTGGTCTCAAATTGACCAAAGACGGAAAGGTCTTGTTAACTGAGATGCAGATCCAACATCCTACAGCACTTGTTATTGCCCGTGCTGCCACAGCCCAAGATGAGATTGCTGGAGATGGTACTACCACTGTAGTTTTACTTGTAGGAGAGTTATTGAAGCAAGCTGAACGTTTCACAAGTGAAGGCGTGCATCCTCGGGTGATTGTCGATGGGTTTGAGATTGCCAGAGAGCAGACGTTGAAGTATTTGGAGACTTTCAAACAGAGTCCAGACACGTTTGACCGTGAGTTCTTACTTCAGATCGCCAGATCCTCTTTGAGCACCAAAGTTACTAACGAGTTGGCTGATGTATTGACGCCTATTGTGACTGATGCTGTATTGAGTGTAAAGACtgaggaagaaagaggcATAGATTTACTCATGATTGAAGTGATGACGATGCAACATGGCAATTCTAAGGATACAGAGCTTGTAAGAGGTTTGGTGTTGGACCATGGTGCCAGACATCCCGACATGCCTAAACGTGTAGAGAACGCTCACATGTTGATTTTGAACGTGTCGTTGGAATATGAGAAGACTGAAGTGAATTCTGGATTTTTCTACTCAACAGCTGAACAGAGAGAGAAGTTGGTTGCTTCGGAAAGAAAGTTTGTAgatgagaagttgaagaagatcatagagttgaagaacgagGTGTGTGAACTTGGATCCAACAAGGGCTTTGTAATCATCAACCAGAAGGGTATTGACCCCATGTCTTTGGATGTTTTAGCTAAGAACGGTATCTTGGCTTTGAGAAGAGccaagagaagaaacatGGAAAGATTGCAGTTGATCTGTGGAGGGGAAGCCCAGAACTCAGTCGACGACTTGTCGCCAGAGATCTTGGGATACTCTGGCTTGGTATATGAGAACAGCATTGGTGAAGACAAGTTCACCTACGTCACAGAAAATAAAGAACCCAAGGCTGCCACCATTTTAATCAAGGGAGCCAACTCTCACATATTGCAACAGACTAAAGATGCTATAAGGGATGGGTTAAGGGCTGTTTCCAACGTGTTAAAGGACCAGGCCATCTTACCGGGTGCTGGTGCCTTCTGGTTGAGTGCCAACGACTACTTATTACACAGCGAAGACAGCAAGAAGTTTGCTAGAGGAAGAAGTAAACCAGGTGTGCAAGCCTATGGTGAAGCTCTCTTGACAATTCCAAAGACATTGGCTGCCAACGCTGGTTTAGACTCGTTGGAAACCATTTCCAACTGccaagatgaaatcaacgaGGGTCACGTAGTTGGTGTTGATTTGAAGTCCGGTGAGCCTATCGATCCTACGGTGGAAGGAATTTGGGATACATACAGAGTGATCAGAAACGCCATTTCGACAGCCACGGGTATAGCAtccaatttgttgttgtgtgacgagttgttgaaggctGGCCGTTCGTCGTTGAAGGAAGGTGGTGCTGGAGGTCCAGGCGGTGCACCTATGGGAGCACCTATGGGCGCCCCTCCTATGATGTAA